DNA from Coffea arabica cultivar ET-39 chromosome 10c, Coffea Arabica ET-39 HiFi, whole genome shotgun sequence:
tacttaacataaaaaatagttaaaaatccTTATGAAGACTAGCAATCACTTCATTTAGCATACAAATATCAACCTGAAGTCAATATATGTAAATTACTCAACAGTACTATGAGTAATCACAGGTAGGTTGGATTATACAAGATATACAAGAAACTGAAAATGTAAATATGATAAAGTCAAAAGAAACTCTTTAAGAAAAAATTGTCAAGAGCACGACTACTCGTGTGATTTCTCCTCTTTTCCCATGAAAGTTAAGTTACAGAATGCATCTGTGCTAGCCATTGTGCTATTGGGCTTGATTTGCTTGCTTCTACTTTGCTGCAAACTTACTACGTGAAGCAGGTACCGAATAGTGCCAAAAAAAACTGCAGCCAGAATGGTTTTCATTGCCACAGGACAGCGAGATGCACGAGAGAAGTTGACTCTCAGGGCCTGGTCTCTGCAAAATCCAAATGCAGACGGTGGTACTATTAGAGCAAAATATTTGCCATAAGTTTCTATACCATGCCTGCTCATGTGTTCTCTTGATAAACTGAACTCAGTATTATTCTTCAAACCTTTGCGCAGCAGCTCAATATGACTAGAATTCTGATTAGAAGACGGGATGAAGTAAGCAGCTTGAAGGAGTGCCAGTGACAATACAAATATCCACTTGACAGTAAAAAGATAGCAACCTAAAAGTTTGCTGCTGGCTCAACACAAAATAGAGAAGATTCCTggcaaccaaaaccaaaaccaaattcAAAGTTCTGTTTTTTGCTACTTAAATTTCATCTAGACAGAAAGATAAAATTCTTTTCACCACATTACTAACAATCTCCATGATCATGAGAATACAGCTTACCTAAATATGAAGGTTAGTAAGTTTAGCAACTAAAGGTGCAAAGTCAATACTCAGTCTTTCTttatcttcatcatcttcagaagctgaaatcaaaagtaaattcaATAAGTGACCAAAAAAGTAAAATACAAGATCAtgtgcactcaaaaggttaagTATAACATACCTGTTACTCCATATAACCAGTCCCTAGTACATAACAAGACCTCCATATTTTCTGGTAGGAGCGAAGTACGATATTTACCCACAATTCTACCACCAATACTGAAAGCTGATTCCGAGGCCACTGTAGTGATAGGAATACTTAAAATATCCCGTGCCATCAAAGAAAGAATAGGGTAtcgatttttgttttctttccaaaaattgAGAACATCCAATTCTTGAGTTGAAAGGAGTCGAGTATCATCCAAATAAGAGTCTACTTGTGACTTATTCCTCTTGTTTGCATGTTGTTGACTCTCAAATTCAGCAAAATCATCATTGTCATTGCCCAAATCACCACCAGAGCAGCCTGCTATTGATCCATCTAGCAAATCACCATCAAAAGTATTCTCGTACTCCTCAAATAGTAAATAAAATTTATCCCGAACTTCATTAGTACGTTCTTCATAATCAAAAGGATATAGCTTCTTAAAAGCATACACCACATAATCCATTTTAAAACGCGGATCCAAAATGATGGCAAAACTCAAAACCAAGCTATAACATTCCCAATACTTCTCAAATTTCCGTTTCATTTGCCTGGCCATTTCACTCACTTCAATGTCTAAATTATTGACCTCTTCCGTGATAACTTTTTGAATTTTCCAGACACCATGAAAATACAAATTTGCAGTTGGATAATTAGTCCCCGAAAAAAGGGTGGTCAGGTCATAAAAAGGCCTCAACAGTGTTGTAAATTTCTGCACCTTAAGCCATTCTTCTTCAGTTGGGTAAAATCTGCTGAAGTTGCGATCAACCACGTGCAACTGATGAAAGGCAAGCTTATATTCAAGTGCACTATCCAGCATCACAAATGTAGAGTTCCATCTGGTTGGGACATCTTGATGCACCCTCTTATTGCATGGCAAAGAAACTTGAACAATACACTCTGCAAATTTCAACTTTCTTGATTCACTAGCTCTGATATATTTTACACACTCTCGGATCTTTGAGACTGGTTTGGAAATAACTTTGACACCATCTTGGACAATCAAATTTAGCACATGTGCACTGCATCTTACATGAAAAAATTCACCCTCACAAAATAGTGTATTTCTTAGCCTCAAATGCTGCTTCAACAGATTCACCATACCATCATTGTAAGATGCGTTATCCAATGTGATagtaaaaacttttttttcaacAGCCCAATCTCTCAATAAATCTATGACTTTTTCAGCTAATATTGGACCACCATGTGGTGGTGGCATGTGGTGAAAATTTAGAACCCTTTTTTGTAAAATCCAATCTTCATCCACGAAATGAGCCGTCAATGCCAAATACCCATCTGTTGCAATAGATGTCCACAAGTCTGCAGTAAGGCAAATTCGACTTGAAATTGAATTTAATTCTGTCTTTActgtctctttttctcttttgtacaTCTTTTCAATATCAGTCTTTATCGTGTTTCTCGAAATGGGTAAAGCATCTGAATTTAAGTATATACACAAGTCTCGAATTCCTTCTTGCTCCACCAGTCTATAAGGATGGTTATGCTTCACAATAGCAATTCCCATCTTTTCCCGATAAATTCCTTGGTCAATTGGAGACCGTTCTTCAAAATCAGATTGTCCACGCTTATTACAATTTGAAAGATGACGCCATAAGTTGCTTGTTCCGGTTGTTCCACCGCATGCATAATCACGCTTGCACCATTTACATTGTGCTCTTTGTGAGCCATCTGGCTCAACACATAATatttcaaattccttccaaatcaaTGACGTGAGCTGTCTCGAACGCTTAGAAGAACCTTGGATCAACTCATTTGTATTGGTAGGTTCATGGCTTGTATAAGAACATTGTTCCTGAATGTGCTCTGACAACTCATCTATTGGATCATGATGGGATAGCATTTCTGTTATCTATACTACCAACTTTGTACACCTTATCTGATATTTTTCTGTCTAAGACTCTCAGCCTTCCAATTTTGTACATCTCATCTAATATTTCTGCAACATTGATCCCAAGAACTACATGTTTTTACCAAGTATTGTCAATTTGGTCCAGCCATAAATCTACAGAGCTTTCTACTAAATAAGATCTAATGCAATCTGCAAACAAAGGTAAGCGAAACAATCATTTAACCAGTCCAAGATGTCCAAAAACTTAAGAATGGTAACATACTACGGTGCAATATTTAATTAGATTCAGCAATCTGCAAAACTGAACTTAATTAGATAATCCTAAAATTAATTATACCATTattagccttccaaagttaagCTTAACTACTTCAAATTCTTGACTGTCAAAACCACATTCGCCAATGCTTGATCCGCATGCATGCAAATGCAACCAAGAATTCTAGCAGACATGCAATGCAACCAAGAATTCTAATTAGGCACTATTTTGAATTCTAATTCTGGAGATCCGAACGAAAGAGATAACACAAGCGAACCTTTTTTTGGCCGTTAATCAAGGCAAAATAGTTGGCTGCATCGCTTGTGTGTCACCATTCATTCCGTCTGCAGGATAATAACCATTGGAATGTCTctgtcagtcccactagtgtctGTCATCCTATTAGACCACTCACTCCTCACGAGACAGCAGAACTACTTTTCGAACGATGCCCATATGAGCTCAGAAATCGGACATGGAAGGGGCAAAATACAAAGACGGGGAGAAGAGATGGGGGAAACAAACACTGGAGGAAGAAGGGGGGAGGGAAGCAGTGGGCTTGCTGGTGGGGAGGAGAAGAAGATTGACGGTGAAAATGGGAAATACAAAGGGTTTGGGAATGCAAGTTAAATGGGTTAAATGGGTtagatgggttacccaattaaacccatttaataaatgggtttaattgggtaacccatttatatccatatataaaaatttaatgtaCCCATATCCAGTTATTAAtgggcgggtatgggtaaaattaattaaatggttttatttgaCACCTCTACTGTCGAGTGACGAGTGCTTAGGCCGTGGATTCCCTGACTTTTCCTGCAGCTTCGGAAGGTTGGTGGGAGACGCTCAAAAATCTTCCAACTGGTGGAGATACTGATCTGGGTGGCCGCACCGCCGCCCCCAGTGACATAGATTCCATAGAATCATTTACCGGAGTTAAAGAGGGATCTGGGGTCTCTCAACTCTCAAGTGGAATTGTTGCCCTGTCTGGTTATGTAATTCTCATAAACTGCTGTAACGTAAGGTTATCAACTCATACTATTATACTTGTATAAAAAATTACGATTACATCAGAATTACACCAACCAGGCCAATCCTGATCCAGTTAAGAGTAGAGTCtaatgcccaaaaaaaaaaaatgttgagtCGAAAAATTGAAACTTGTTTAACATTAAAAGCAGGTATAGAGAAAAGTAGAAAGCTTCTAAGAAATGAAACAAGGATTGTTGTAGACAGTCAAGAAACATtagaaagcaaaataaaaatggTTCTCTTCCCTGGCCTCTAATGTCAGTCCATATAAAGATGAACCAATTTGAGTCGATAGCAGGCAAACTAGAAAGTTTGAGTCCGGAAAGCAAGAACCAAGTTAGTTGTCAAGGAAGAAAAAGGTGGAACGAATAGCGCACTATGAGAAAGTTGGTGGCCCTtgcaacctttttttttgggtgttaaCTGCTAGTGTTCGGAGACTGCATTGGTTTTGAATAATTCGAGTCTGAGTATTGTCGAATCCTTTTTGGGGGTGTTATTTTCTCCATTCACCAGATTCGAATCCTTTAAACTTTATTTAAAGGGTATCATGCTCCTTGGTCCTCTGACCCGGTGCGGTCCTAGCAACTACTCTGTCCTGGGCAGCAGGGATGGAGATCGTCTCAATTCTCAATTCTTAGGTAAGTTCACCCATGTATGGTCGCTAACACCTCAGCCCACGTATCCTTCATCACTTTTCTGGACTGGACCTGCATAATTCTTGCGTCAGGCTATGGCATCATTACCGCAGACGTTAGGACCCTGAGGTCATCCATTTTCAGGTTCAAAGTGTTGAAACTGATCTCTTAATTGATTAATTCACTTTTCACTTAACCGCAAAGGGGTTCCTTATGCATTAGGTAATCCAAAACTTACAgcaaccatatatatatatatatatatatatatatatatatatatatcatcctTAACCCACTAATCAATATTCTTTACGGATCATCTGGGTCCGAGGAACTTAAACAACAGCCATCAACCCCTGTATTCCACCACCATAATGCTGCCGAAGTATTTCATTCGTGCTGCATAAGGTATAGTGAGTTAAATAACGAAATATAAGAAAAAAGTTGGTTCAACTATCTTGTATTCTTCAGTCTACTTAGTGTTTATTGGTACGTACAATGTGGAAAGAAAGTGCCCTTAATAAACAACTGAGTTTCACTTCAATTTGAATAGCGATCATTGAAACTTCCTAGCAAAGAGGCACCATATTGATTGGATAAAAGGATATTCTGGTTCCCAAGAACAGTGTAGCCAAGAGAGTGCAACTTGTGGGAAATTTCCACCAAGCCCTGCTGATTAATTAATCTTCTGATGATATTTATCTGCTTATCTGCATGATAGACCACATACGCTCCTCTGATACAAGCAGAcatgctttatgactcgttgaGCAGTGATTGCTCGTATTGCTGGCCTTTTTCAAGTCTTTTAACCGGCAGCCAAGCCATTGTGCGGTTGGTCAAAGAAGCAAAAGATACCAACTTTATTCCCGCAGCATGGTAGCATCCACATCGACCAATACATCGATCAAAACTCCCTTTAAATGGTTCTATATATATCCTACCATTGCTCCAACAAATCCTACGACACAGGCTCTACATCAAAGACCAACGATACTAATTACGTGAGGAGAAagtgaaaagagagagagactcCTGGGCCAATCATGGGTCGAGCAGAGCTGGTAGAAGTGATCTCAAGCCCCAGCCCCGATATTCAAGAACCTATTCCTGGAGTACTTCCGGCAGCCTCAGTATCCCCAACATTTGGAGCAATCCATTCACTTTCCACGACTGAAACTCCAAACCATGGAATTAACGGAACCCCGCCTAGGACCCCTAAAAGCCCTTTTGCCGCACGCATTATGACCCCTTTAGCAAGCCCCATGAAGAAAGCCATTGAAAGCATGCAAGGTTGCCTGGAAGAAATAGGTCATTTCACTAAGCTTGATCCTCAAGAAGCATGGCTTCCCATCACGGAGTCCAGGAATGGAAACGCCTATTATGCAGCTTTTCACACGCTTAGCTCAGGGATTGGAGTACAAGCTCTTGTACTCCCTCTTGCTTTTACAGCCCTTGGTTGGTGAGTTAATTAAACGTTAACATAATTTGGTTGGATGGTGACTAACACTTGAAAAAATTCCACTTCTTTTAAGTTAATTCCCCAGTATATATGGTACTAGTATGTGTATTCTTACCACTACTTTTTCAATCTCGATCTGATTAAGTTCCTAATTATGCATGCACTACTAATTGCAGGACCTGGGGAATCATTTGTCTATCGCTGGCTTTTATGTGGCAGTTATACACATTATGGTTATTAATCCAATTACACGAGTCTGTAGCGGGGATGCGATACAGCCGTTACCTATGGCTCTCCATGGCTGTTTTCGGTCAGCATCAGACTACATCCTCCTTCATGAGTCACAACTAGCACTATTAGAAAAGACCAAAAGCTTAATTCTGTTAATCCTGCCACAAAAATTAAAGTTGAAAAGACCAGTATCACTAGAACCacattacctttttttttttttttttttttttaattaccttACTTTTCAAAGTACGCAGTGAAAGATCGATGAATCGGTAACTAAAAGATGATTGATTTTTGGGCCGGGGTGCTGCAGGTAACAAGGTAGGGAAGCTTTTGGCTCTATTTCCGACTATGTATCTATCAGGAGGGACTTGTGTTGCACTAATAATGATTGGAGGCGGAACCATGAAGATGTTTTATCAAACTGTTTGCGAAAGTAGTAGCGGAGCCACCGACCACATCACCCCGCTGAGCATGACCGAATGGTATCTGGTGTTCACGTTCTCTGCCGTAATTCTGGCTCAACTTCCTAATCTAAACTCCATAGCCGGAGTTTCTTTAATCGGTGCAGTCACAGCAGTTTCTTACTGTACGATTATATGGGTGGTGTCGGTTGTCAAGGATCGGCCTGGGAAAGTCTCTTATGAACCAATAGTGTTTAAATCTGAAATTGGTAGAATTTGCAGCATCCTGAACGCCCTTGGGATCGTTGCATTTGCCTTCAGGGGCCACAATCTAGTCCTTGAGATACAGGTTTTGCTCTATTTGCAACTCGAATAACTGTCATTGAGAATGGAACAtgcctctatatatatatataagaaaacATAAATGGTACTAAGAGTTGGACTGTATCCTTTTGAATTCCGATATGGTAGCAAGTAGAAAGGTGTGTGTTGTGTTGGGCACTGATCTGTTCCTACTACTATGTTGCGTTTTCAATACAGGGTACGATGCCATCCAGTCTCAAGCAACCCTCACGCCTGCCAATGTGGAAAGGAGTGAAGTTCTCGTACCTCATCATTGCCTTGTGTTTGTTTCCTTTGGCAATTGGCGGCTACTGGGCTTACGGAGACCTGGTACACTCCAATGCCCCTCTTTGGACTTGCTACTCTAGCAGTACTAATCATCCTTAATTATGTCCTCCTGCATATATTTGTCATCTAAAACTGCAATTTTTGAACGAGATAAGTACTGATTCTGGTGTGCTCTGCCGCCAGATACCTTCCAACGGTGGGATAATGAGCGCTTTGGACAAATACCACAGGAATGACACGTCAAAGGTGATTCCAGGGGCGACAAGCCTGTTTATCGTCCTCAACAGCTTAACATCATTCCAAATATATGCAATGCCAGTCTTCGACAACCTTGAATTCAGGTAcaccagcaacaataacaggcCATGTCCGTGGTGGTTGAGGGCAGCATTACGAATGTTTTTTGGGTGCCTGGCATTCTTTATAGCAGTGGCTCTTCCCTTCTTGCCGAGTTTGGCAGGGCTGATTGGAGGCATTACACTCCCAGTAACTTTTGCATATCCCTGTATAATGTGGATTATGACCAACAAACCTGTAAAGCATAGCGCAATGTGGTACCTTAATTGGTcacttggaagcttgggaaTTGTTTTGAGCATTCTACTGGTCTTCGGTGCAATATGGACAATAGTGACGCAGGGAATTGAGGTCCATTTCTTTAAGCCCCAATGATCTTCAAGCATCGCACAGACGGTCTATGTATCACTCAACTAACAATTTGAAGACCTCAAACCTCATGTAGAAATCATTTAAACACCAATTTCTCCGCAATGTATAGAATCCAATCCTCATTCTCAGATAGAGGTCATGCATCCAATATTGCAAATCAGGATTCTATTCCAAGGATACTGGTTGGTGTATTCCATGGACATCAAATGCCAATGTTTAACAAGTAAATGGTATCAAACAGCTTCCTACATGACAAAGCAGTACAACCGCCAAAATGTGCAACGTCAGTGTTCATGGGACAAGGGTGCTAATAGAACCAAAATCCGTGCTTGATGGCACAAAATTAATTTAGGGACAGAACTTCAACCAAAACAAATCAACCTCCAAACCCAGCCGTCTCATGGTTAAATAACAACAGGAATTTATACTCTTAATCAGCTACCTCAAATTCAGTTACATGGACCAAAATAACTGATGGTAAAAGAATGAGAAATACAAAGGTTAAAGATTCTCACAATTTACAGAGTCAATGTTGACCACTTGTAAGAACTGTTACATTGACAGCGGAAGAAGCATCCTTCGCTTCTTTCTCCTAGCCTGTCTTACTTGTTTGGTAATCTTCATGCACAGAAGCAATAGTAACGTAACacataataaaataaaagcaagCCTCAGTTGTCTGAAGTATAACGAAACAGCTGAGAAAACCAGAAATGCTAAGATCACAAGCTCCCAAATTACAAAGACTACAACATCCACCCTGCAAAATATCAGAGAAATGAGATCAGCTGAGTACAGGGTTATCCTTAAGCAACAGTTGCTGCACATTTAGAAATAGAAAGTTTTTTGCAAACTCATAAGGAAAGAGGCAGGAGGTGTTGCACACGAGAGGGAAATGAAGAACATTAAAAGCATAAGCCAGAATTATAATTGATCAAGTTGACAAAAATGGTGTGCATATCGCTGTATACATAAGAGAAAAATCCTTTATAGAACCCAAGAAGATCAAATTTCGGCTGCTTCTAAATCTTCAATTTCACTCAAAAATGGCTGCTTCTAACTTTTTCACCGTAAAAGGCATAATTAAATGCCCCCCGGGtgcccggggggggggggggtttaaaGGAAAGGTACATCCAAAATTCCCATACACCTACTTCACATACAAAGCATACATTCACTCATTTAGGGTGGCATCATCCCCGTAATAGTATCCTAATATGAGCTTAAAGCCTTTTCTTTTTATCTCCAATTAGGGTGCAATCAGAATCTATACGAGAAACAGCACACACTGTGCTTTAAAAACACATGGACATGCAAATACAAACAAATGAACCACACAATTTGATGAatgcaaacacataaacaacataATCCAGTTATGAAAAGCATGGCTTTGCTCACTGCCTCTTCCTAGAACTCACTTCCCAATGGTTATACATGTCATTGACACTACCGTCAACATCCACTTACAAGCAAACACTTGGAGACTGTAACATAGGATAATTGCTCCAAAAAACATGCTACAAAGATATTGGAACTAATTCACAGCCTGAATTGCTATTATGAAGAGATAAATACACATTActaaatataaaaatacatttaaaaaagaCCTTTTTTTGGACAGGTTGTGGAATTCCTTATGTTTAATAAGCAGAGAAAAAGTTAATAACAAGGAGAGGATAACTGCATTCTAGATTAACAATAAAGCTGAACATATACGACAGAAAGAATTATATACCAGGTCTATTAATTAATGTGACACCATTGCATTCAATCTCGCATCCAAATTACCAAAAATAGCACAGGATCATATTTAGTACCCAGATTTTGCTGGCTTTATTTGTAGAATTATAACCAGAGATCGCATCCAATAAGAGTTAATGAAAGAATAACAACCTTTTCCAGACAAAAGAGATGTGGCCAATATTC
Protein-coding regions in this window:
- the LOC113713036 gene encoding lysine histidine transporter-like 8, whose protein sequence is MGRAELVEVISSPSPDIQEPIPGVLPAASVSPTFGAIHSLSTTETPNHGINGTPPRTPKSPFAARIMTPLASPMKKAIESMQGCLEEIGHFTKLDPQEAWLPITESRNGNAYYAAFHTLSSGIGVQALVLPLAFTALGWTWGIICLSLAFMWQLYTLWLLIQLHESVAGMRYSRYLWLSMAVFGNKVGKLLALFPTMYLSGGTCVALIMIGGGTMKMFYQTVCESSSGATDHITPLSMTEWYLVFTFSAVILAQLPNLNSIAGVSLIGAVTAVSYCTIIWVVSVVKDRPGKVSYEPIVFKSEIGRICSILNALGIVAFAFRGHNLVLEIQGTMPSSLKQPSRLPMWKGVKFSYLIIALCLFPLAIGGYWAYGDLIPSNGGIMSALDKYHRNDTSKVIPGATSLFIVLNSLTSFQIYAMPVFDNLEFRYTSNNNRPCPWWLRAALRMFFGCLAFFIAVALPFLPSLAGLIGGITLPVTFAYPCIMWIMTNKPVKHSAMWYLNWSLGSLGIVLSILLVFGAIWTIVTQGIEVHFFKPQ
- the LOC140016133 gene encoding uncharacterized protein, with the protein product MITRSNLAEQLREYQIRSKHDWASVSFFSSTSNLSSSRVDVVVFVIWELVILAFLVFSAVSLYFRQLRLAFILLCVTLLLLLCMKITKQVRQARRKKRRMLLPLSM